The Trueperaceae bacterium genome has a segment encoding these proteins:
- a CDS encoding sugar ABC transporter permease: MIEQVLSALLAVVAAIGASVTYFYGSNWLLDRLVTDRRTADGTYVSRQKTRDAVRPWLFLAPALLVLGVYLVYPVVETLRLSFFGKSGDGFVGLANWTWAVGNDGVRTAVRNNVVWLLVVPSLSTVFGLLVATLADRVAWGNVAKSLVFMPMAISFVGASVIWKFVYDYRGAGSEQIGILNALVVALGGEPQAWITVEPWNNFLLMVILVWIQTGFAMVILSAALRGVPEETIEAARIDGASDVAVFFRIIIPQIFSTILVVWTTITIVVLKIFDIVAAMTNGQWGTEVLANAMYNWMFRGGGHFGRGSVIALMIMIAVIPIMAYNIRRFREEEARR; this comes from the coding sequence GTGATCGAACAAGTGCTGTCGGCGTTGCTGGCGGTGGTCGCGGCGATCGGCGCGAGCGTCACGTACTTCTACGGAAGCAACTGGCTGCTCGATCGCCTCGTCACCGACCGCCGGACCGCCGACGGAACCTACGTCTCGAGGCAGAAGACCCGCGACGCCGTCCGCCCCTGGTTGTTCCTCGCCCCCGCCCTCCTGGTGTTGGGCGTCTACCTCGTCTACCCGGTCGTCGAGACGTTGCGGCTGAGCTTCTTCGGCAAGAGCGGCGACGGCTTCGTCGGCCTCGCCAACTGGACGTGGGCGGTCGGTAACGACGGCGTCCGCACCGCCGTCCGCAACAACGTCGTGTGGCTGCTCGTCGTACCGTCGCTCAGCACCGTCTTCGGGCTGCTGGTCGCGACCCTCGCCGACCGCGTCGCCTGGGGCAACGTCGCGAAGAGCCTGGTGTTCATGCCGATGGCGATCTCGTTCGTCGGCGCCAGCGTCATCTGGAAGTTCGTCTACGACTACCGCGGGGCCGGCTCGGAACAGATCGGGATCCTGAACGCGCTCGTCGTCGCGCTCGGCGGCGAACCGCAAGCGTGGATCACCGTCGAGCCGTGGAACAACTTCCTGCTCATGGTGATCCTCGTGTGGATCCAGACCGGCTTCGCGATGGTGATCCTCAGCGCCGCGCTGCGCGGCGTGCCGGAGGAGACCATCGAAGCGGCCCGCATCGACGGCGCCAGCGACGTCGCGGTGTTCTTCCGCATCATCATCCCGCAGATCTTCAGCACCATCCTCGTCGTGTGGACCACCATCACGATCGTCGTGCTCAAGATCTTCGACATCGTCGCGGCGATGACGAACGGCCAGTGGGGCACCGAGGTCCTCGCGAACGCCATGTACAACTGGATGTTCCGCGGCGGTGGGCACTTCGGTCGCGGCAGCGTCATCGCGCTCATGATCATGATCGCCGTCATCCCGATCATGGCGTACAACATCCGCCGTTTCCGCGAAGAGGAGGCCCGCCGATGA
- a CDS encoding carbohydrate ABC transporter permease: MNRRVLGLPLTWGKLLVHLGLAAIVIVWTVPTLGLFVSSLRDKDQLITSGWWTALTASEQTAAGRLLGRDAEATDDGRFVLRGDLLEAENRRIVAFGLDQTDLRAHAPGDAVELGGLTFTLFEDGTYEATSPTPIAEDYRERVFYVEAIPPTFTLANYREVLRSEGIDRAFINTFTVTIPATVIPILIAAFAAYAFAWMKFPGRQLFFAIVVGLLVVPLQMSLIPLLRMYNDIGAAFGVPSKTYLGIWLAHTAFGLPLAVYLLRNYIGGLPRDIIESAQLDGASHFDVFTRLVLPLSVPALASFAIFQFLWVWNDLLVALVFLGKGEDQIVLTSKLREMLGSRGDNWEILTSSAFVSILVPLMVFFALQRYFVRGLLAGSVKGG; this comes from the coding sequence ATGAACCGCCGCGTCCTCGGCCTCCCTCTCACGTGGGGGAAACTCCTCGTGCACCTCGGCCTCGCCGCCATCGTGATCGTGTGGACCGTCCCGACCCTCGGGCTGTTCGTCAGTTCGCTGCGCGACAAGGACCAACTCATCACCAGCGGCTGGTGGACGGCGTTGACCGCGTCGGAACAGACCGCCGCGGGGCGCCTCCTGGGGCGCGACGCGGAGGCGACCGACGACGGGCGCTTCGTCCTGCGCGGCGACCTGCTGGAGGCCGAGAACCGCCGCATCGTCGCCTTCGGGCTCGACCAGACCGACCTGCGCGCGCACGCGCCGGGCGACGCCGTCGAGCTCGGGGGCCTCACCTTCACGCTGTTCGAGGACGGTACCTACGAAGCGACGTCGCCGACCCCCATCGCGGAGGACTACCGCGAACGGGTGTTCTACGTCGAAGCGATCCCGCCGACCTTCACCCTCGCCAACTACCGCGAGGTGCTCCGGAGCGAGGGGATCGACCGGGCGTTCATCAACACCTTCACCGTCACGATCCCCGCGACCGTCATCCCCATCCTCATCGCCGCGTTCGCGGCGTACGCCTTCGCCTGGATGAAGTTCCCGGGCCGCCAACTGTTCTTCGCCATCGTCGTCGGCCTGCTCGTCGTGCCGCTGCAGATGTCCTTGATTCCGCTCCTGCGGATGTACAACGACATCGGTGCGGCGTTCGGGGTGCCGTCCAAGACGTACCTCGGCATCTGGTTGGCGCACACCGCGTTCGGCTTGCCGTTGGCGGTGTACCTGCTGCGCAACTACATCGGGGGGCTGCCGCGCGACATCATCGAGTCGGCGCAGCTCGACGGTGCGTCCCACTTCGACGTCTTCACGCGGCTGGTGTTGCCCCTCTCCGTCCCGGCGCTCGCCTCGTTCGCGATCTTCCAGTTCCTGTGGGTCTGGAACGACCTCCTCGTTGCGCTGGTGTTCCTCGGCAAGGGCGAGGACCAGATCGTGTTGACCTCGAAACTCCGCGAGATGCTCGGGTCGCGCGGCGACAACTGGGAGATCCTCACCAGCAGCGCGTTCGTCTCCATCCTCGTGCCCCTCATGGTGTTCTTCGCCCTGCAGCGGTACTTCGTGCGGGGCCTCCTGGCGGGGTCGGTCAAGGGCGGCTGA
- the ruvB gene encoding Holliday junction branch migration DNA helicase RuvB: MDDAALRPRTLDAYVGQAALKEKFRVYLEAAKGREDVLDHVLLHGPPGLGKTTLAHIVAEELGVGIRITSGPAIEKPGDLAAILTNAIQERDVVFIDEIHRLGRAAEEHLYPAMEDFAIDLVLGQGPSARTLRLDLPRFTLIGATTRPGLITGPLRSRFGILEHLEYYRDEELAEGVTRDADLLGLELAPDAALEIGRRSRGTMRIAKRLLRRVRDYAEVAGEARIDLARTRDALDELGIDVAGLDARDRTLLRHLVEGFAGGPVGLGTLATAIGEDRATLEEVYEPFLIQRGLLHRTARGRVATAAAYRHLGLAPPPEADGLFDAT, translated from the coding sequence GTGGACGACGCCGCCCTCCGCCCCCGGACGCTGGACGCGTACGTCGGTCAGGCGGCGCTGAAGGAGAAGTTCCGCGTCTACCTGGAGGCGGCGAAGGGCCGCGAGGACGTCCTCGATCACGTGCTGCTGCACGGCCCGCCGGGCCTCGGCAAGACGACGCTCGCGCACATCGTCGCCGAGGAGCTCGGGGTCGGCATCCGCATCACCAGCGGGCCGGCGATCGAGAAGCCGGGCGACCTCGCGGCGATCCTCACGAACGCCATCCAGGAGCGCGACGTCGTGTTCATCGACGAGATCCACCGGCTCGGGCGGGCGGCGGAGGAGCACCTCTACCCCGCGATGGAGGACTTCGCGATCGACCTGGTGTTGGGGCAGGGCCCGTCGGCGCGGACGTTGCGTCTGGACCTGCCGCGCTTCACCCTCATCGGGGCGACGACCCGCCCCGGCCTCATCACGGGGCCGTTGCGCAGCCGCTTCGGGATCCTCGAGCACCTCGAGTACTACCGCGACGAGGAGCTCGCCGAGGGCGTGACGCGCGACGCGGACCTGTTGGGGCTCGAGCTGGCGCCCGACGCGGCGCTGGAGATCGGGCGCCGCTCGCGCGGCACGATGCGGATCGCGAAGCGGTTGTTGCGCCGCGTCCGCGACTACGCCGAGGTCGCCGGCGAAGCGCGGATCGACCTGGCGCGGACCCGCGACGCCCTCGACGAGCTCGGCATCGACGTCGCGGGGCTCGACGCCCGCGACCGGACGCTGCTGCGCCACCTCGTGGAGGGCTTCGCCGGGGGGCCGGTCGGGTTGGGCACGCTCGCGACCGCGATCGGGGAGGACCGCGCGACGCTGGAGGAGGTGTACGAACCGTTCCTGATCCAGCGGGGGTTGCTGCACCGCACCGCCCGGGGGCGGGTCGCGACCGCGGCGGCGTACCGGCACTTGGGGTTGGCGCCGCCGCCCGAAGCCGACGGCCTGTTCGACGCGACGTGA
- the purU gene encoding formyltetrahydrofolate deformylase → MTSTARTRRDARLLVACEDRPGIVAATSGFLAARGANLLGASQHTTDPEGGTFFMRMAFRLPGTPDAPDAAALRAAFDAEVATPFGMDARLVVDPHPRRTAILVSKADHALLELLWRWRNGELDADVRVVISNHDALRDVVEGFGVPFVHLPIEPGAKEAQEARIEQRLADDAIELVVLARYMQILSPGFVARWPQRIVNIHHSFLPAFVGAAPYRQAYERGVKRIGATAHYVTHELDQGPIIAQDVAPVSHRDSVRDLVRIGKEVERTVLARAVDAHLADAILVHGNKTVVFDA, encoded by the coding sequence GTGACCTCCACGGCCCGCACCCGACGCGACGCGCGCCTGCTCGTCGCCTGCGAAGACCGGCCCGGCATCGTCGCCGCGACGTCGGGGTTCCTCGCGGCGCGCGGCGCGAACCTGCTCGGCGCGTCGCAACACACGACCGACCCCGAGGGCGGCACCTTCTTCATGCGCATGGCGTTCCGGCTTCCGGGCACCCCCGACGCGCCCGACGCCGCCGCGCTGCGCGCGGCGTTCGACGCGGAGGTGGCGACGCCGTTCGGAATGGACGCCCGCCTCGTCGTCGATCCGCACCCCCGGCGCACCGCGATCCTCGTCTCGAAGGCGGACCACGCCCTGCTGGAATTGTTGTGGCGGTGGCGCAACGGCGAGCTGGACGCCGACGTCCGCGTCGTGATCTCCAACCACGACGCCCTGCGCGACGTCGTCGAGGGGTTCGGCGTGCCGTTCGTGCACCTCCCGATCGAGCCCGGCGCCAAGGAGGCGCAGGAGGCCCGCATCGAGCAACGCCTCGCCGACGACGCCATCGAACTCGTCGTGCTGGCCCGCTACATGCAGATCCTCTCGCCGGGGTTCGTGGCGCGCTGGCCGCAGCGCATCGTCAACATCCACCATTCGTTCCTCCCGGCGTTCGTCGGGGCGGCGCCCTACCGGCAGGCGTACGAGCGGGGCGTGAAGCGGATCGGGGCGACCGCGCACTACGTCACGCACGAACTGGATCAGGGCCCGATCATCGCGCAGGACGTCGCCCCCGTCAGCCACCGCGACTCGGTCCGCGACCTGGTCCGCATCGGCAAGGAGGTCGAGCGGACGGTGCTGGCGCGCGCCGTCGATGCGCACCTCGCCGACGCGATCCTCGTGCACGGCAACAAGACCGTCGTCTTCGACGCCTGA
- a CDS encoding phosphoribosyltransferase family protein — MDPAHPASDAVPAHHRITIGTTTRDLPVVDVGGVSVALLNLLGDTDLVEAAAEALEAAMPDGVEAFVTPEVKAVPLAHALSRRTGVPYVVIRKTEKPYMVDAIARTVTSITTGAPQDLVLDGGDVPRLRGRRVAIVDDVVSTGGTLHGLIELLEHVGAEVVTTMVVFTEGDPRDDVVSLGHLPLYPAAAGDDGREAS; from the coding sequence ATGGATCCAGCCCACCCCGCGAGCGACGCCGTCCCCGCCCACCACCGCATCACGATCGGCACGACGACCCGCGACCTTCCCGTCGTCGACGTCGGCGGGGTGTCGGTCGCCCTCCTGAACCTGTTGGGCGACACCGACCTCGTCGAGGCCGCCGCGGAGGCGCTCGAGGCCGCGATGCCCGACGGCGTCGAGGCGTTCGTGACGCCGGAGGTGAAGGCCGTCCCGCTCGCGCACGCCCTGTCCCGCCGGACCGGCGTGCCGTACGTCGTGATCCGCAAGACGGAGAAGCCGTACATGGTCGACGCGATCGCGCGGACGGTGACGAGCATCACCACCGGCGCCCCGCAGGACCTCGTCCTCGACGGCGGCGACGTCCCCCGCCTCCGCGGGCGCCGCGTCGCGATCGTCGACGACGTCGTGTCGACCGGGGGGACGCTGCACGGCCTGATCGAGTTGCTCGAGCACGTCGGCGCCGAGGTCGTGACGACGATGGTCGTCTTCACCGAGGGCGACCCCCGCGACGACGTCGTGTCGCTCGGGCACCTGCCGTTGTACCCCGCCGCCGCGGGGGACGACGGACGCGAAGCGAGCTGA